In Chaetodon trifascialis isolate fChaTrf1 chromosome 8, fChaTrf1.hap1, whole genome shotgun sequence, the DNA window GTTGCTGCTGAAGatgtaaatcaataaaaactcCTCACAAATATTTAGTTTGACGTTTAAAAGCTTCATtatttcctcaaacagcagctcgCTGTAGTTTCtatcagacaaacaggaggacaTGGAATATATGTGGGACTATTTTCACcagcggatgaatccacatgtggtgctgtagtgagtgtgtgtgcatgtgtgagtgtgtgtgtgcgtgtgtgtgcgtgtgtgtgcgtgtgtgcgtgtgtcagaataaactacagcgtgtgtgttcatgtgatgaaGAACAACAGTGAGACTCACGGATGAGTTTTAACGGAGGAAGAAGGTCAATGaactgttagcagttagcagttagcagttagcagttagcattcagCGCTGGTTTGAGTCTGAACGTGAGATTCGATgagaaagtagaaaaaaattctactttatttttttattatctgtTATTTGTGATCTGAGTTGAGACATTAGGAGACACTGACCTCTGCAGGACGGACAGTACCACACTCTGATGGCTTTAGCTGCTTTCTCTGAGACGCCAATACAGCTTCCATGAAACCACTCAGTACAGCTGTCACAGCCTCtgagggacagacggacggacagacaggcagagagacagagacagacagaaggacggacagacaggcagagacagacagaaggacggacagacagacaggtagacagacagacagacagacagacagagagacagagacagacagagggacggacagacagacagacaggtagagagagagacaggtagagagagagagagacagacagacagacagacagacagacagacagacaggtagagacaggtTAGTGTTGTCTCTACATTGGTTTCATCCACAAACAGACTCTTGAGGTCGTCTCACATCATGAAACAGTTGATGTCTGGTCTCCTGCAGACACAGTATACAGGACCGCTGGGCGTCTCCATGGCGACctctcctcctcgtccctcctcagctccctctcctcctcttcctccctcttcctcctccaggcctcgctctgctcctgctgcctcctcagACTGAGACCCAGCaaacaaaggagagagacaggaacaTCAGCTTCTCGACACAAGACAAAGCTTCTGTGAGACCTTCACAAACACAGGATTcctgagtgtttctgtgtctccagTCCACCTCAGACCAGACCAGGTGTCATCTCAGACCAGGTGTCATCTCAGACCAGGTGCCATCTCAGACCAGGAGGTAGGAAGCAGCTCAAACACTCAGAGAGGAAGCTTCTAAGAAGTAAAGACTATTGGAGCACAGTCCAGATCAAAGACCACCACACCTGGTCTCGTCAAACCTGGACCAGCAGCTGATTGACAGAGAAGTCTGATTCGTGAAAACAGCATAAAAGACAAGTCGATGGACGAGGTCGGTCAAGACCAGAAACCCCCGAAGCAGGTTTTGACGAAATGGACACgctgacattaacatttaggacacagaagaaaaggtttttgtcttctttgtccAGAACTCAAACTATCCCTGTAGATCAAACGCTGGACTTGTCCCTTGTCCCTGAACTAGACCTGGACCACATTCACATGGAGACTCCACGAATCCAGTTCAAGAagtggacagaaaacagacgCAGCGTGTTCAGATGCTGTTCATTATCAATCAATCATTACTGTGATCGATCAATGAGACAACAGAGGGCACGTGTCTTCAGAGTGTCCAACATGTCCAGCTGAACGTCTcagctgtttcttcctctttcagatGAAACTTTTGTGTCTTTTAGTAACAGCTGAAAAActtcacatttcaaaataaaagatttttttttttttttctccatcgaGACCAGAACGCCTGGTCTCACTGCAGAACCAAGACATGCAGACAGGACGGGGGACGGAAAGCTTTACTCTGCCtgtgaagacagaagaaaggCTCTGTCTGTCCGGACCACGTCAGACCAGGTCCACGAAGAACCGGCTCCGTTTCCTCAACTCACTTCTGGTCTGAGTCCAGCTGCTCCGTTATTCTCCATCAGtgcagcatctgtctgtctgtctgtctgtctgtctgtctgtcctcatgaAGACTCACCATGATGACGCTGCCGgcgctgaagatgaagatgaagattcGTCTTCTGGTTAAATCAGAACTCCGTTTTAATTtcactcatttttcattttggagcAAATCTGCAGAAGTCTCtttgttcttcctcctcctcctcctcctcctcctcctcctccgtcttctgtcttcttcttcttctgcgcgGGGAGCTGaagcaggagcaggtggaggcagcAGCGACGCCTTCAGGGCGGAGGCTCAACTGCAGCCTGAACAGAccgcctcctcttcatcaggcGTCGATCAACTCTGATCTCATGTTCCTCAtcctccactttttttttatttaggtttttaaagtttaaacagTGAAATGAGATAAAAAGCTGCTCATCACAACATTTAACATGCAAATACTGCAGCGAGttacagaaacacatgaaatcatataaaaataaataaagtatatctgTTATTGTGTTAAGATATGGTTTAGCACACAGAGAACGtgtttcaacaacaacaacaacaacaacaacaacaacaacaacaacaacaggaacaCGAAGCTCTTTGTATTTCATTCATAGCAGCAGCATACAAgacccacaatgcactgcaccTCTAATCTGGCCACCAGTGGCTTGTAGCCCGCCCACGCTTTACCACAACCAATCACCTTGCTTGTCCCTCACCACGAGGGGGCCAACAGAGGGGTCGGACTGGTACTCCTGGTCTGCAACGATGGAACAACATCTGGACAGCAGACAAAGCTCACCTGTTCAGtctgaaaactcacctgttcaaaCTGAAAGCTCACCTGTTCACTCTGACAACCTTTAAACCACTTCAGGTAAATAAGCACGAGCTGTCTTTGCAGCTGCAGTTCTCAGACAGTCCAGCAGGCGGCAGCACcgaaacactgaaacacattcaAAGGCTAAAGACACAAACCAGCAGAGATGGAAGAAATAAAAGTAACAATACTGCTGATACTAAAGGTAAAACTGTTTCACCTGAGCAGAAGTACTGAAAGCAACATGTGCTTGAAGTATTGAAGTGTTGAAGTATTGAAGTACAGCAGAGAGGTCCCGTTCACATGATCAAAAACTAACTGCAGCTGTCATATGAATATACTCaggtaaagtacaagtacctgcGAACTTCAGTGCATGTACTGTAATGTGTACTATTGTTTATATTTCAGGAAGTAAAATGAATGCTTGATTGAAAcgttttagattttttttctgttaaaaaccttcagatgcttttaatgtgaaatgattctaacatgtttctgtgatgtcactgtattttgtttatgtttgtctcCGTTAATTTACATGAAGCTGTTATTATTAGTAATAAACAACCTTCATATTTTCATGGAaggtcaacaacaacaacatgaagaagaagaaatgtgaaatattttggaGTCCTGATGAGttatttgtgtctgtctgtctgtctgtctgtctgtctgtctgtctgtctgtctgtctgtctgtctgtctacagGAAGGAGGTGGAGCTCTTACATGCGTTCTTGTCTTTAAAGACTGACAGCAGCGTCTCTCGGTGGGGAAACTTGTCTTTTCTGTTCTGGACGTTTTTCTCTGTTAAATGTAAGTTCCTGTTTACTGAAGATCTTTACTCTCTTTGTCAaactaatcatttcatttgtcgtttttgttttaattaaattacAGTTGAGTCTTAGTTTGGTTTCCAGCATGTGAATGTAAAGACTGACCAGAgctggaagaagtactcagatacttaaattcagtaaaagtactaattcacactgtgaaaatactccactacaagtaaaagtcttgAGTTCAAAAGTATGAAAGTGTGAATGTATTATTAGCAACAGtgtgcttctctctgctgtctgtggattcatgtttctgtgcattcatgtgttcattcatgttcctgctgcgttcatgtgttcattcatgttcctgctggagatgtttcagctcattgaactcctttatctcctgttgctgctttaatcttcatcagtgcttcagattctagaagatcatcacaCGTTTGCAGCGCAGCGTCCTGTCAGAAACTCGTATCTCagacaaacaggctgttttcagctttgtgacgaaactttttcagctgatccaagaggcttttaaagagtttactgagctgaagaagacatgaaggaactcttcatccttcagttcagcacaaacattcagcatcaacacatctggagatacgagcttttcactggacaggaaggagtcTGAagagtaactgaagctgtcagacgaatgtaatggagtaaaagtacaatgtTCACGTCTGAGATGTACTTTAACGACGTATGAAGTAGCTTAGAATGGAAACACTCAAGTGGAGTGCAAGTACCACAAATGAGTACTGAAGTACTTGAATACACGTACTTCATGAAGTTTCACCACAGACAGTAAAACAATTTGAGAcgaaaataataaaaattggGAAAATTTCAGAATGTCCAAAATGGTTTGACGTGTTTGTTCGTGTGTTTCGAGTTTGGATCGAATTCAATtctgtttgtttactgtgttcacGTCCCCTGTCAGACGGCTcattgagctgctgctgttgttattgtcctttttattgttgttgttggtttttgttgttgtttttattgttttttttattgttgttgtttgtgttgttggtttttgttgtttttattgttgttgttggtttttatttttgttattgtttttattgttgttgtttgtgttgttggtttttgttgttgtttttattgttattgttggcGTCTAATTGTCGTAATGATCACATTGCATCGGCAGAATGGATGTGACATCACCCTGCAGTAgctatgacatcactgagagTGGAGCCAATAAGAAACAAATCCAATCAGAATGCATCTCGCGCGAGCCAACAACCAATGGGACGCTCCTGCATCAGATCACAGGTGAGACAGAATGTTTCCTAAATAACACAATTGTTAACTTCCTGTGTGATCGTCTGATTTTTATGACATCAGAGAACTTGTCCCTAtgactgatgacatcatgttGACCTCTTCCTGACCTGGAACAGTTCAAATTTCTCTGTCATTTGGAGGTGGACATGTCTCTGTTAAATGAGCTGTCTTTGTACCCTTAGCTGAGACTGACAGGCCAGAACCCACGGCAGGACAGATGTCCTCATCACCAGAAATACCGTCCTCAttgacacacaacacaaacacgccTGGGGGGCCTGGACACTCACCTGAGCTCACCTCATAATGATGATCGTTCTCATATTTCACATCCTTCTCCTGCAGAGGGggcccctccccctctctctgttagGTCAGAGGACGGTGACAGCGGTGATGACTCTGTGACGGACAGCTCTCTCACCAATGACAGCTCTCGACTCCTGCCCTGCCCGCCTGCCTCTGCGCTCCGGAAACAGAAAGGTGACAGAACACCTGATGTCATCTAACAGCCAATGGAACTGAACCTGACATCATCTCTGATGTCATCTCTGATGTCATCTCTCTGCCTTTCAGGTGTGGACAGCTCATCAGGGTCTCCTCCTCCCATCTGtactcctccatcttcctccttcagctctcctcctcctccacctcagtcGTCCATCTGTCAAAgacaccatcatcatcttcagcacAGCACCGATCGGAAGCGTTTCTCCTCCACTAAGAGCAACGCCTCCTTAAAGACAGACGCCGCCCACATCAAGGAGGTCGCTGGAGATGGTGAGCCAATCAGTTACTGTCTCTGAAACTGTTTGTCCCGCAGGTGGCGCTCCTCTGGAGACCAAGAACAACGTCACAGATATAAAAGAACGTCATCGGCATATTAACGTCAGGCTCCCTGCAGGTTTGAAATGTGTCCAAACGAGTTGTTTGATGGACAGCTCAAAGCCAGGAGGTGATAAGAGACGTCTTCGTGTTGAGCTGGGGGACAACTATGATGGACAGAAACTCAGTGTTGACGAGGGTTTTGACTTGTGGTTGAAACAGCCAAAGCTGCTCGATGTGTTTGTGAACGCTCGTCACGCtcagtgtctttctgtctttgcgCTGTCTCTGATGGGACAATAAGTCTCTGAATCAGTCCAatgtgtcctgactctttggacACCAGGTCTATGATCTGGAGCAGTTTAGACTATGATCGTCTTTTTTAAACAAAAGCTGATCTGCTGatcaaagaaagacagacagacagacagatggacagacggatggacagatggacagacagacggacagtaTTAAGGtgtgacaggaagcagaaaactAAAAGCGCTGCAGTCTCATgttatcacaccttcaacatgGAGGTTTGCTTATctctgatgaacacacacacacacacacacacacacacacacacacacacacacacacacacacacacacacacacacacacacactcacagacggATGGCCCCTCCCAGAGTCAGTTGGTCTGGTTTTTACCAAACAACACCCAACTCCActgacacagtgacagcaggactGAGCTGTCCTCAGACCAGTGTGTCCATATGTCCATGTTGTCTTAATCGTAAATGGACATCCTGAAATGCAGACAAAGTCCAAAGTTGTCCTTCTCAAGTTCAGTTGTAGATCTCTCAGTTTGGATCTGACAGTCAGTGGACGTTTATTAGAAAGAAGGATAATGTCCCCACTGCTCTAGAGACAGTAACGTTATGAGATGGACATTTGATCTGAATAACAGACATGTctccacagactgctgcatccactgtCTCCTGGCCTGTCTGttctgactgtgtctgtctccacaGACTGCTGCGTCCACTGTCTCCTGGCCTGTCTGttctgactgtgtctgtctccacaGACTGCTGCGTCCACTGTCTCCTGGCCTGTCTGttctgactgtgtctgtctccacaGACTGCTGCGTCCACTGTCTCCTGGCCTGTCTGTTCTGTGAGTTGCTGTCCATGTGTTCGGCTCTGGGGGAGTGTCTGGTCTGTGGAGTGGGCGGGGCTGGATGTTGTGACTCTGcgattggctgctgctgttgcgtGGAGGTGGCGGGGGAGGCGGCCTGTTCGGAGGAGGCGTGTCAGGCCGTGTTGGATTGTGGGATACTGGAggactgctgcagctcatctgACTGTCTGGAGATCTGTCTGGAGTGCTGCTCCATCTGCTTCCCCACataaagcagccaatcagagagcagtgTCAGGATGATGTCAGAGCCCTGGAGGAACATAGACGTTTGTTCAGCCTGCAgaaggacaaaagacaaaaaactgaAAGTCTCTATGTCTttttgacagacagatggacagacagatgtcaACGCTCCAGTCTAGGACACCCAGTACAGACAGCAGCGTGTCTTCTATAAAGACAGGTGGACAGTGAGGGAtggaagacagacagcagacagtcgTAGTTCAGGTTCAGCTTTTTATCAAGAGTCCAGGACTGTTGATGTCCAGCAGAGTCCAGCATCCGTCACCTGGATCCAAAGAGTTcacaatgtttttattattgacTGAAGTCCACCTGAGACACAAATCCTCATTTTCAAGGGCGTCCAGACAGAGAccacccgtctgtctgtctgtctgtctgtctgtctgtctgtctgtctgtctgtctgtctgtctgtccatccatccacccatctgtctgtctgtctgtccgtaaCCAATCTGTCGGTCTGTCCACCCATCTGTCCgtacatctgtctgtctgtccatccacccatctgtctgtccattaacctgtctgtcagtgtgtccacCTGTCTATCCTTTCACCTGTCCATCTCAGTCTTGACTTTACAGGAAACTCTGTCAGATTTTCAgttctaattttattttcaggtcatttttCAAATGAACAAAGTGTGAAAACGTAATAATCAGAGAACCAATCGGACGGTTCCTCAAAGGTTCTGTTCTGAAACATATAAACAAGAACATTTAATCATTTGAAGTCACTGTTTTGATCTTTTGTTGACGCTGAGCAGCAGAaagtaataccacagtgtacaCATATCACATGTACTGCATTGAAAGTTTACTTCcgtaaaagtacaaaaacatcacaatgtACTAAAAGTACTAGAAGTAAAAGAACTTGTGATGCAGAACAGCTCATTTTAGAAGAAAGAATTTGATATTATTGGGCTTTAATTAGTGATGCGTTCAAGTGTTTTGATGTGTGACTGAAGTACAAAGGAGTAGAAGTAAAACTGAAGGAAGTAAAAAGACCTAGAAATAAACTTCAACAGTTCAGCTGTGAAACCAGCCTGCTGCTGTATGCGTGtctgtgattgacagctcagGAGTGGGCGGGGCCGGGtgggacaggaagtgtgtgttttttgaaacGACATGCCAGGACGTCCAAACGGGAAACAGGAAATCTCTGAAACGACAACGCcacctgacctttgacctccaggaCGCCCGacatcaaagagagagagagagagacagacagacagacacacacacacacacacacacacacacacacacacacgtcagaatatcagaataaaaacagtttgttggttttttggacatttttccaCATATTTCTTCATATTGTCGCtcaaaaacacttcaaacattTCAGGGTTTTCAACCTGAGGCTTGGGGCCCCTCTAAGGGCCATTACGTAAATCTGAGGCTATGACTGTATCAGACAAACTGGAGGACATGGAGCATCtgtgggactattttcagcagcggatgaatCCACTTTTGgtgctgtagtgtgtgtgtgtgtgtgtgtgtgtgtgtgtgtgtgtgtgtgtgtgtgtgagtcagaataaactacagcgtgtgtgttcatgtgatgaaGAACAACAGTGAGACTCACTGATGAGTTTTAATGGAGAAAGAAGATCAATGACctgttagcggttagcagttagcattcagCACTGGTTTGAGTCTGAACGTGAGATGCAACGATGAGAATGATGAATTTCGGTGACTGGGAACTGTGGGAGGAATGGTTTCAGTCAGCAAAAGTAAGCGTTGTGGAGGCGTCTCATCGGGCTCTGGCTAATATGTGACGACCTGAGCACACCAACATGTTCAGCTGATTGTGTCGTTGAAACACAGGAAGTTCAGCTTGCCCGATGGTTTCATCTGTGAATTAAtcttttcttcatgtttctgcTCAAAACCAAAAATCTTCTgaagaatattttcattttttaaatttaaagtcACCTTCTGTCTGAGGCCACAGCTCAGACTCtcctgccccctgctggacaacAGCACAGTAACAGCCTTCTGAACTCACCTGGTGCTCAGCTGTACCTGAGCTCAGCCATGGaactttttaaatattcaaatatgGAATGaagtctttttcttcttcttcttcttcttgtggaGGACAGAGTTTCATTTATTGTGAATAATATCAGACTTtaacttttctcttttcattcattgATTATCTGTCATTAATTCCAGTTTATTGTTAATATGAGCTTCGTTTGAGTCTCTTTAAatcataacacaatgaaatattTTGTATCATCAGAAGGCTTTCATGTCCCTCCATGTCCACAGTATATCTGTCacctatcccagcatgcactgggttAGTTAGGACACACCTGAATGTCCCATTAattgtatgaatgaatgaataaaagcGGTttaacttgtttgtttgtgaggaaatgaaacaaagacTAAACGTGTTTCCTTTCATGACTGTATTTCGATATAAAAGTTTGACTGTGAAGCATAAAGAatctataaaaacacacatgaagctAAAGGAAACATGCTGACATCATATTCAGGCTACATATTGTAAACAGAAACGTCAGAAATCAACACAAGACGAACAGAAATCCCTTTTTTAGTCTGATCCTGAATCCTGACGAGTCGGCAGCAGGCGTCAACCTCCGGAGCTGAAACATGAGGCCAAAAACTGCAGGTCCTCTTTTGGCCGCTTGAGGTTGGTTCCAGAAGtgagtcagtccccatagacccccatattgAAATGCCCAAACAAAGACGTTTACAGACTGGTGCAGAAACAGATTTGGTCTCTGTAGCTAATTTCCTCGTTCATGACGACGTTACGCAGGTGAATCTTTAATTCAACTCCTTTAAGTTTTACTAAGGCTTAAAGttcagctagctagctagcagttAGCTATGAATTTTAGAGAGTTCACTGATAAATGTATTGGCAGCTatagctaacagttagcttaCTTCATTAGAGTTTGTTCTTAACAGTGAGCTAAAGCTAACCGCTAGTTAGCTTAGTTTCTGATAGCTAACCCAGCTGTTGCCAGTGAACTAGTTCAAAGGTAAAAGACAACTCTAGCTACTATTTAACTAACTTAGCAGCTGGCTCCACAGTACAATTCATACAGTACTGATAGTTAGCTCTTGCAGCACAACAGTTAGCTAACTGACTGAACTGTAGAGTGTGGAGAggacagctaacagctaatagctaacagctaacagcaaaTGAACGTAGCAGATGATGAGTTATCTTGTTCTTAACTGACTGAATCGTAGAGTTTGTGGATGACAGCTAAAGGCTAACAAAAAGTTacagctaacagttagcttTGCTTTATAGCTGACTGTATAAAATATGGAGTTCAAAgctttttaaacacatttaaaagtgAATTCATGGAAATGTTTGAGGAAAACTGACAAATGAAGAAAGTTTTCACAAACAGGAGGAGCTCCAGCCCTTCAAAAGAGAacaggtgatgatgatgatgatgatgatgatgatgatgatgatgatgatgatgatgatgatgatgatgagttaGTTTCCCTTCTggttcctctgcagctcataTTGAACAGACATCAGTAATAAAAGATAAGGTGATCAGATCtcagaccccccccccatgtCTACTTTGTTGATCTAGATCTGCAGCTCAGGCTCATTCAACCCACTGATGATTCAGCGCAGGTGTCTCAGGTGAGTTCACACCTGCAGAGGGACTCTGTGGAGTCCACAGCGCCACCTTCTGGTTGAAGTAGTCAGAACAGGTGAGAACATTGAATCAATACAGAAAAGAACATCAAACATCTGAGTTCTACTTCAGGTTTCACCTgttgtgacatcactgatgggGGCATGGTCATGAGATCCGATGAGGGACCTGGTTCCATGAGATCCACCTGAAGCTGGTTCAGATCTTTCAGCTGAATCTCTTTGTTACATGAAGAAACTCTGTGTTCATCAGAAATTCATTTCAAACTGGTTTTTCACG includes these proteins:
- the LOC139334761 gene encoding uncharacterized protein; the protein is MDVTSPCSSYDITESGANKKQIQSECISREPTTNGTLLHQITEGAPPPLSVRSEDGDSGDDSVTDSSLTNDSSRLLPCPPASALRKQKGVDSSSGSPPPICTPPSSSFSSPPPPPQSSICQRHHHHLQHSTDRKRFSSTKSNASLKTDAAHIKEVAGDDCCVHCLLACLFCELLSMCSALGECLVCGVGGAGCCDSAIGCCCCVEVAGEAACSEEACQAVLDCGILEDCCSSSDCLEICLECCSICFPT